A genomic window from Terrisporobacter glycolicus ATCC 14880 = DSM 1288 includes:
- the alaS gene encoding alanine--tRNA ligase produces the protein MQNLGANEIRKRFLEFFESKGHYVGKSASLIPNNDKSLLLINSGMAPLKNYFSGVEVPPSKRMSTCQKCIRTGDIENVGKTARHGTFFEMMGNFSFGDYFKTEAITWAWEFITEHLHIPEDKLWVTVYLNDDEAYDYWVKEIGVPEERMVRLGKDDNFWEIGLGPCGPCSEIYFDRGEKFGCDNADCKPGCDCDRYLEFWNLVFTQFDRQEDGTYPELANKNIDTGMGLERMACIMQDVDNIFEIDTIKYIIEGIEELANVKYGEDAKNDVSIRIITDHMRAMSFLIADGVLPSNEGRGYVLRRLLRRAARHGKLLGIKEDFLYVLFDRVKKVSGEAYPELVEKESYVKKVIKIEEEKFNETLDQGVEILNSYIAELKANNEKILSGEKSFKLYDTYGFPMDLTQEILEEQDFEIDEDGFQKEMEAQRQRARADRGAMEDEGWKEDPLSTLDESIASTFDGYQNLKLCGNVTAIVKGDEVVSTICEGEKAVVVLNKTAFYAEGGGQAGDIGTLENGETIFEVVDTKKGANNTIKHIGFVKKGKISVSDKLESKVDKEIRMASARNHTATHLLHEALKEVLGDHVNQAGSLVTPERLRFDVTHFEPISKEELKLVEEKVNTAILDALDINCEIMNIKDAKEKGAMALFGEKYGNEVRVVSMGNYSVELCGGTHLNNTSQVGLFKILSEGGVAAGVRRIEAITGKSVYEYLTNRDTVINDICVALKTKEDNLVQRAHTLVEENKSLTKELQDAKTKLNLQSVDALLDSKVDVSGVSLLCAKFEGIDMNSLKETADSLRDKVGSGVVVLSNVVDNKVNFVVTATNDVIEKGIHSGNIVREVAKIANGKGGGRPNMAQAGATDISKVDEALSYASEVIKSQIK, from the coding sequence ATGCAAAACTTAGGAGCTAATGAAATTAGAAAAAGATTTTTAGAGTTCTTTGAATCAAAAGGACATTATGTAGGTAAAAGTGCATCTTTAATACCAAACAATGATAAAAGTTTATTACTTATAAACTCAGGTATGGCACCACTTAAAAATTATTTCTCAGGAGTGGAAGTACCACCAAGTAAAAGAATGTCTACTTGTCAAAAATGTATAAGAACAGGTGATATAGAAAATGTTGGTAAAACTGCTAGACATGGTACTTTCTTTGAAATGATGGGTAACTTTTCATTTGGAGATTACTTTAAAACAGAAGCTATAACATGGGCATGGGAATTTATAACAGAACATCTACATATACCAGAAGATAAACTATGGGTAACTGTTTATCTAAACGATGATGAAGCTTATGATTATTGGGTTAAAGAAATTGGTGTGCCAGAAGAAAGAATGGTTAGACTTGGAAAGGATGACAACTTCTGGGAGATAGGACTTGGACCATGTGGACCTTGTTCAGAGATATACTTTGACAGAGGTGAAAAATTCGGATGTGACAATGCAGATTGTAAACCAGGATGTGATTGTGATAGATATTTAGAATTTTGGAACTTAGTTTTCACTCAATTTGATAGACAAGAAGATGGAACTTATCCAGAACTAGCTAACAAAAACATAGATACTGGTATGGGGCTTGAAAGAATGGCTTGTATAATGCAAGACGTAGATAATATATTTGAAATAGATACTATAAAATATATTATTGAAGGAATAGAAGAATTAGCAAATGTTAAATATGGAGAAGATGCTAAAAATGATGTATCTATAAGAATAATAACTGACCATATGAGAGCTATGAGTTTCTTAATAGCTGATGGTGTATTACCTTCAAATGAAGGAAGAGGATATGTTCTTAGAAGACTGCTTAGAAGAGCTGCTCGTCATGGAAAATTATTAGGAATTAAAGAAGACTTCTTATATGTACTATTTGACAGAGTTAAAAAAGTAAGTGGAGAAGCATATCCAGAATTAGTAGAAAAAGAAAGCTATGTTAAAAAAGTAATTAAGATAGAAGAAGAAAAATTCAACGAAACTTTAGACCAAGGTGTTGAAATATTAAACTCTTATATAGCTGAATTAAAAGCAAACAATGAAAAAATTTTAAGTGGGGAAAAATCATTTAAATTATACGATACTTATGGATTCCCTATGGACTTGACTCAGGAAATTCTTGAAGAACAAGATTTTGAGATAGATGAAGATGGATTCCAGAAAGAAATGGAAGCGCAAAGACAAAGAGCTAGAGCTGATAGAGGTGCTATGGAAGACGAAGGTTGGAAAGAAGATCCACTATCAACATTAGATGAAAGTATAGCTTCAACATTTGATGGATACCAAAACTTAAAGCTATGTGGTAATGTAACTGCCATAGTTAAAGGTGATGAAGTAGTAAGTACTATATGTGAAGGTGAAAAAGCTGTAGTAGTATTAAATAAAACTGCTTTCTATGCAGAAGGTGGAGGACAAGCTGGAGATATAGGAACATTAGAAAATGGAGAGACTATATTTGAAGTTGTTGATACTAAAAAAGGTGCAAACAACACTATAAAACACATAGGATTTGTTAAAAAAGGTAAAATAAGTGTAAGTGATAAATTAGAATCAAAAGTTGACAAAGAAATAAGAATGGCCTCTGCAAGAAACCATACTGCAACTCACTTATTACATGAAGCATTAAAAGAAGTTCTAGGTGATCATGTTAACCAAGCTGGTTCTTTAGTAACTCCAGAAAGATTAAGATTTGACGTAACTCACTTTGAACCAATATCAAAAGAAGAGTTAAAATTAGTAGAAGAAAAAGTTAATACTGCTATTTTAGATGCATTAGACATAAATTGTGAAATTATGAATATAAAAGATGCAAAAGAAAAAGGAGCTATGGCACTCTTTGGCGAAAAGTATGGTAATGAGGTAAGAGTTGTATCTATGGGCAACTATTCAGTAGAGCTTTGTGGAGGAACTCACCTTAACAATACTTCTCAAGTTGGATTATTTAAAATATTATCTGAAGGAGGAGTAGCAGCTGGTGTTAGGAGAATTGAAGCTATAACTGGTAAATCTGTTTATGAATATTTAACAAACAGAGATACAGTAATAAATGACATATGTGTAGCTTTAAAAACAAAAGAAGATAATTTAGTTCAAAGAGCTCATACTTTAGTAGAAGAAAATAAATCTTTAACTAAGGAATTACAAGATGCAAAAACTAAATTAAATTTACAATCAGTTGATGCTTTATTAGATTCAAAAGTTGATGTGTCTGGAGTAAGTTTACTGTGTGCTAAATTTGAAGGAATAGACATGAATTCTTTAAAAGAAACAGCAGACTCTCTAAGAGATAAAGTTGGAAGTGGAGTAGTAGTTCTTTCAAATGTAGTAGATAATAAAGTAAACTTTGTTGTTACAGCAACAAATGATGTAATAGAAAAAGGTATACACTCAGGAAATATTGTAAGAGAAGTTGCAAAAATAGCTAATGGTAAAGGTGGCGGAAGACCAAACATGGCACAAGCTGGAGCAACTGATATATCAAAAGTAGACGAAGCTTTAAGTTATGCAAGTGAGGTTATAAAAAGCCAAATTAAATAA
- the nifS gene encoding cysteine desulfurase NifS, with translation MEKRRLYMDYSATTPVKKEVLDEMMPYLTDYFGNASSFHLFGREAKTALDKSRKQVASLINADASEIYFTNGGSESDNWALEGAAFARRDKGNHIITSKIEHHAILHTCEYLQKVHGFEVTYLDVDENGKVDLEQLKREIKNTTILVSIMYANNEIGTIQPIKEIAKIAHEHGALMHTDAVQAAGNIPVDVKDIDVDLMSMSSHKIYGPKGIGSLYMKKGVRIHNLIHGGAQEKRKRAGTENIPAIVGYGKAAEIAKENMEHHISELTRLREKLIEGVLEKIPHTILNGHRTDRLPGNANFSFEFIEGEGILLLLDQVGIAGSSGSACTSGSLDPSHVLMAIGLTHEWAHGSLRLTVGDFTTEDDIDYILEHLPKVIERLRGLSPLYQTYLKEQNK, from the coding sequence ATGGAAAAAAGAAGACTATACATGGATTATTCAGCTACTACTCCAGTAAAAAAAGAAGTATTAGACGAAATGATGCCATATTTAACTGATTACTTTGGAAATGCTTCAAGTTTCCACTTATTTGGGAGAGAGGCAAAAACGGCTTTAGATAAATCTAGAAAACAAGTAGCATCACTTATTAATGCAGATGCAAGTGAAATATATTTCACAAATGGTGGTAGTGAAAGTGATAACTGGGCTTTAGAAGGAGCTGCCTTTGCAAGAAGAGATAAAGGGAATCATATAATAACAAGTAAAATAGAACATCATGCTATACTTCATACTTGTGAATATTTACAAAAAGTACACGGATTTGAAGTTACGTATCTAGATGTTGATGAGAATGGAAAAGTAGATTTAGAACAATTAAAAAGAGAAATAAAAAATACTACTATACTTGTTAGTATAATGTATGCTAACAATGAAATAGGTACTATACAACCTATAAAAGAAATAGCTAAAATAGCTCATGAACATGGTGCTTTAATGCATACAGATGCAGTTCAAGCAGCTGGTAATATACCAGTAGATGTTAAAGATATAGATGTTGACTTAATGAGTATGTCTTCTCATAAAATATATGGACCAAAAGGAATAGGTTCTTTATATATGAAAAAAGGTGTAAGAATACACAATCTTATACATGGTGGAGCTCAAGAAAAGAGAAAAAGAGCTGGTACAGAAAATATACCTGCAATAGTAGGATATGGAAAAGCGGCAGAAATAGCTAAAGAAAATATGGAACATCATATATCAGAATTAACAAGACTTAGAGAAAAACTTATAGAAGGTGTATTAGAGAAAATACCTCATACAATATTAAATGGTCATAGAACTGATAGACTACCAGGTAATGCAAACTTCTCATTTGAATTTATAGAAGGTGAAGGAATATTACTGTTATTAGATCAAGTAGGAATAGCCGGTTCAAGTGGTTCTGCTTGTACATCAGGTTCTCTAGATCCATCTCACGTATTAATGGCAATAGGATTAACTCATGAATGGGCACATGGTTCTTTAAGACTTACTGTTGGAGATTTTACTACTGAAGATGATATAGATTATATATTAGAACATCTTCCAAAAGTAATAGAAAGACTTAGAGGATTATCACCTTTATATCAAACTTATTTAAAAGAACAAAATAAATAA
- the codY gene encoding GTP-sensing pleiotropic transcriptional regulator CodY gives MASEVLKKTRRINKTLQTSGGSSVSFDILAETLGEVLDANIYVISAKGKVIGLHLTDIQDSSVIEDEETKLQIFPKAYTDRVLKIDETLENLTGEKVLDVFPDEQGRLEKYHTIIPILGSGQRLGTLVVSRYNDIFTDDDLVISEYSATVIGMEILRGLSEEMEEEMRKTAIVQMAIGTLSYSELEAVEHIFKELEGNEGLLVASRIADRVGITRSVIVNALRKFESAGVIESRSLGMKGTHIKILNDKLIPELKKVRSNY, from the coding sequence ATGGCAAGTGAAGTATTAAAAAAGACAAGAAGAATCAACAAAACTCTTCAAACAAGCGGAGGTAGTAGTGTATCATTTGATATATTAGCAGAAACATTAGGGGAAGTATTAGATGCTAATATATATGTGATAAGTGCAAAAGGAAAAGTTATAGGTCTTCATTTAACGGATATTCAAGATAGTTCTGTTATAGAAGATGAAGAAACTAAGTTACAAATTTTCCCTAAAGCTTATACAGATAGAGTTTTAAAAATTGATGAAACACTGGAAAACCTAACAGGAGAGAAAGTATTAGATGTATTTCCAGATGAACAAGGAAGATTAGAAAAATATCATACAATCATTCCTATACTAGGAAGTGGACAAAGACTTGGTACACTAGTAGTATCAAGATATAATGATATATTTACAGATGATGACTTAGTCATATCTGAGTATAGTGCTACAGTAATAGGTATGGAAATTCTAAGGGGCCTAAGTGAAGAAATGGAAGAAGAAATGAGAAAAACTGCAATAGTTCAAATGGCTATAGGCACATTGTCTTACTCAGAATTAGAAGCAGTAGAACATATCTTCAAAGAGTTAGAAGGTAATGAAGGTTTACTTGTTGCAAGTAGAATAGCAGATAGAGTAGGAATAACAAGATCAGTAATTGTAAATGCTCTTAGAAAATTTGAAAGTGCAGGGGTAATTGAGTCTAGATCTTTAGGAATGAAGGGGACTCACATAAAAATTCTTAATGATAAGTTAATACCAGAACTTAAAAAAGTAAGAAGTAATTATTAA
- a CDS encoding RrF2 family transcriptional regulator: MKLSTKGKYGLKAIFELSLHVNEGPMPLNMIASKQKIPEQYLEQIFSTLKKSKLITSVRGAQGGYLLNKAPNEVTVGDVLAILEGPVALSQCIIEEGVCENSNDCSTKLVWEKLKKGIEDVLNSITLQDMVDDYNKKNNIKEFDITELMNNKK, translated from the coding sequence ATGAAATTATCAACTAAAGGTAAATATGGACTGAAGGCAATATTTGAATTATCTTTGCATGTAAATGAAGGGCCTATGCCTTTAAACATGATTGCAAGTAAACAAAAAATACCAGAGCAGTATTTAGAACAAATATTTTCTACATTGAAGAAGTCAAAATTAATAACTAGTGTAAGAGGCGCACAAGGCGGATATCTTCTTAACAAAGCACCTAATGAAGTTACTGTAGGTGATGTACTTGCTATACTTGAGGGACCAGTAGCACTATCTCAATGCATTATTGAAGAAGGAGTATGTGAAAACTCAAATGATTGTTCTACCAAATTAGTATGGGAAAAGTTAAAAAAAGGAATTGAGGATGTATTAAATTCCATTACACTACAAGATATGGTTGATGACTACAATAAGAAGAATAACATAAAAGAATTTGATATAACAGAACTAATGAATAATAAAAAATAG
- a CDS encoding IreB family regulatory phosphoprotein, translated as MDNNFDYTVKFEGVTENKSLSVGETINYVYQALQEKGYDPINQMIGYILSGDSSYITSYKDARTVIRKYERDELLEEILKCYLSK; from the coding sequence TTGGATAATAATTTCGATTATACAGTAAAATTCGAAGGAGTTACAGAAAATAAAAGTTTGAGCGTAGGAGAAACAATAAATTATGTTTATCAAGCTCTACAAGAAAAAGGATATGATCCTATCAATCAAATGATAGGATATATCCTATCTGGTGACTCTAGTTATATAACAAGTTACAAAGACGCTAGGACAGTAATAAGAAAATACGAAAGAGATGAATTGCTAGAAGAAATTCTTAAGTGTTATCTATCAAAATAG
- a CDS encoding GNAT family N-acetyltransferase, whose translation MIQRLNSTYHKKVIEYLHKEKEVNIFLLSDIERYGYDSYFFSIYGGINEEGEIEGILLKCFEFIIFYAYDKFDVDDFAEFINESSCEEVCGKSQTLEKLETKICLGRYRKVNIFKLINKNLLPPYIEDNIKLRKIRFGNLNKIVKLYEEIDEFEDTTVDNIKSSLKTGRGYCIEREGKIVSMAKTTSENRHNAMIIGVGTHPKYRNRSYATKCLIKICNELLEENRIPCLFCDNEAAGAIYKMLGFEQIGYWSIYRK comes from the coding sequence ATGATTCAAAGACTAAATAGTACTTATCATAAGAAAGTTATTGAATATTTGCATAAAGAAAAAGAAGTGAATATATTTTTATTAAGTGATATTGAAAGATATGGCTATGATAGTTATTTTTTTAGCATTTATGGTGGAATAAATGAAGAAGGAGAAATTGAAGGTATCTTACTAAAATGTTTTGAATTTATTATATTTTATGCTTATGATAAGTTTGATGTAGATGATTTCGCAGAATTTATAAACGAAAGTAGTTGTGAAGAGGTCTGTGGAAAATCACAAACACTGGAGAAATTAGAGACAAAGATTTGTCTAGGAAGATATAGAAAAGTTAATATTTTTAAATTAATTAATAAAAACCTACTACCTCCGTACATAGAAGATAATATTAAGCTTAGAAAAATTAGATTTGGTAATTTAAATAAAATAGTAAAATTGTATGAAGAAATAGATGAATTTGAAGATACAACAGTAGATAATATTAAGTCTAGTTTAAAAACTGGAAGAGGTTACTGTATAGAAAGAGAAGGAAAAATAGTTTCTATGGCTAAAACAACTTCAGAAAATAGACATAATGCTATGATTATAGGGGTAGGAACTCATCCTAAATATAGAAATAGAAGCTATGCTACCAAATGCCTAATAAAGATTTGTAATGAATTGCTAGAAGAAAATAGGATCCCTTGTTTATTTTGTGATAATGAAGCAGCAGGTGCTATTTATAAAATGCTGGGATTTGAACAAATTGGATATTGGAGTATATATCGAAAATAG
- the nifU gene encoding Fe-S cluster assembly scaffold protein NifU gives MQYSDKVMDHFLNPRNVGQIEDASGIGEVGNAKCGDIMKIFLDIENEIIKDVKFQTFGCGSAIASSSMATEMVKGKSIHEALAITNKAVAEALDGLPPVKMHCSVLAEQAIKAALIDYAEKNNIHIPELDDVVIDDDHDHHHDIEED, from the coding sequence ATGCAATATAGTGATAAAGTAATGGATCATTTCTTAAACCCAAGAAATGTTGGACAAATAGAAGATGCAAGTGGAATAGGTGAAGTTGGGAATGCTAAATGTGGAGACATAATGAAAATTTTTCTTGATATAGAAAATGAAATAATAAAGGATGTTAAATTCCAAACATTTGGATGTGGTTCAGCTATAGCTTCTTCATCAATGGCTACAGAAATGGTAAAAGGTAAAAGCATACATGAAGCTTTAGCAATTACTAATAAGGCTGTTGCTGAAGCACTAGATGGTTTACCACCAGTTAAAATGCACTGTTCAGTTTTAGCAGAACAAGCTATAAAGGCAGCATTAATAGACTATGCAGAAAAAAATAATATACACATACCAGAATTAGATGATGTGGTTATAGACGATGATCATGATCATCACCATGATATAGAAGAAGACTAA
- a CDS encoding replication-associated recombination protein A: MQPLADKLRPKSLYDMVGQSHIIGKGKIINKLLDNNTIPNMILYGPPGTGKTTLANIVANCTNKKYVKLNAVNCGVKEIKEVIDVNKQDLFSYNGILLMLDEIQALNRKQQQSLLEVIEDGSVTLIASTADNPYFVVYKAILSRSTIFEFKPIVKNDILKGLNRAVNKMKGLYSYESISIQEKALEYIADTCNGDMRSALNKLELVFNVGIDILNNSVKVTLDDVINCSSVKMLNYDKGGDDGYSILSAFHKSLRGSDADGAIHYLARLIKAGDLQSITRRLLCVASEDVGLAVPQAITITEACVSAALQLGFPEARIPLAQATIYLAQCPKSNSVINAIDMALYDLDNIETGEIPDHLKDAHYAGAKKLGRGVEYKYPHNFENHYVEQQYLPDEIKDKKYYVHGKNKNESSFENYWKLIKNTSK, from the coding sequence GTGCAACCTTTAGCAGATAAATTACGTCCTAAAAGTTTATATGATATGGTGGGACAATCTCATATAATTGGTAAAGGAAAAATTATAAATAAATTATTAGATAATAATACTATTCCAAATATGATATTATATGGTCCACCAGGCACGGGTAAAACAACACTTGCAAATATTGTAGCAAATTGTACAAATAAAAAATATGTAAAGTTAAATGCTGTCAATTGTGGAGTAAAAGAAATAAAAGAAGTAATTGATGTAAATAAACAAGATTTGTTTTCATACAACGGTATACTTTTAATGCTTGATGAAATACAAGCTCTTAATCGTAAGCAGCAACAATCTTTATTAGAAGTAATAGAAGATGGATCGGTGACATTGATAGCTAGTACTGCAGATAATCCATACTTCGTAGTATATAAGGCTATTTTAAGTAGAAGTACAATATTTGAATTTAAGCCTATTGTAAAAAATGATATATTAAAAGGTCTAAATAGAGCTGTGAACAAAATGAAAGGTTTGTATTCATATGAAAGTATTAGTATACAAGAAAAGGCTTTGGAGTATATTGCAGATACTTGTAATGGTGATATGAGAAGTGCTTTAAATAAATTAGAATTAGTATTTAATGTGGGAATAGATATTCTTAATAATTCAGTGAAAGTAACTCTAGATGATGTTATAAATTGCTCTTCTGTAAAAATGCTAAACTATGATAAAGGCGGAGATGACGGATATTCCATATTGTCAGCTTTTCATAAATCATTAAGAGGATCTGATGCCGATGGTGCAATTCATTATTTGGCAAGATTAATAAAAGCAGGCGATCTTCAGTCTATAACAAGAAGATTATTGTGTGTTGCAAGTGAAGATGTTGGATTGGCAGTGCCTCAGGCTATCACTATAACTGAGGCTTGTGTTTCAGCAGCACTTCAATTAGGTTTTCCAGAAGCGCGTATACCTCTTGCGCAAGCAACTATATATTTGGCACAATGTCCAAAATCAAATTCAGTCATAAATGCTATTGATATGGCTTTGTATGACTTGGATAATATTGAAACTGGAGAAATCCCAGATCATTTAAAAGATGCTCACTACGCTGGAGCTAAAAAATTAGGTAGGGGTGTTGAATACAAATATCCACATAACTTTGAAAATCACTATGTAGAGCAACAGTATTTACCAGATGAGATAAAGGATAAAAAATATTATGTGCATGGTAAAAATAAAAATGAAAGTTCTTTCGAAAATTATTGGAAATTAATTAAAAATACATCAAAATAA
- the mnmA gene encoding tRNA 2-thiouridine(34) synthase MnmA: MSKRVMIGMSGGVDSSVAAYLLKKQGYEVIGVTMKLWQDDEEYDLIENDGGCCSLAAVEDARAVADKIGIPFYVLNFKDVFKEKVIDYFIDEYLQGRTPNPCIACNKHIKFDDLYRRAMALGCDYVATGHYAKIEKDEETGRHYLVKSVTDKKDQTYALYNLTQEQLEHTLLPIGDYEKDRVREIAKEMGMDVHNKPDSQEICFVKDNDYANYVKRHSNKRIKEGNFVDTKGNILGRHKGIIYYTIGQRKGLGIAFGKPMFVLDINPQTNEVILGSNDDLFNNELIAKDVNLIAVDEITEPIRVEAKIRYSAKPSPATVYNNGKDSIRIVFDEPQRAITKGQSVVMYQGDKVVGGGIIDKSL; the protein is encoded by the coding sequence ATGAGCAAAAGAGTAATGATAGGTATGAGTGGTGGGGTAGATAGTTCTGTTGCTGCATACCTACTAAAAAAACAAGGATACGAAGTAATCGGCGTTACTATGAAATTATGGCAAGACGATGAAGAATATGATTTAATAGAAAATGACGGTGGATGTTGTTCGCTGGCAGCAGTAGAAGATGCAAGGGCTGTTGCAGACAAAATAGGCATACCATTTTACGTATTAAATTTTAAAGATGTATTTAAAGAAAAAGTAATAGATTATTTTATTGATGAATACTTACAAGGAAGAACACCAAACCCTTGTATAGCATGTAATAAGCATATAAAATTTGACGACTTATACAGAAGAGCCATGGCACTAGGTTGTGATTATGTTGCAACTGGTCATTATGCTAAGATTGAAAAAGACGAAGAAACTGGTAGACATTACTTAGTTAAATCAGTAACTGATAAAAAGGATCAAACTTATGCATTATATAATCTAACACAAGAGCAATTAGAGCATACGTTGCTTCCGATTGGAGATTATGAAAAAGATAGAGTAAGAGAAATTGCAAAAGAAATGGGAATGGACGTTCACAACAAACCTGATAGCCAAGAAATTTGTTTTGTAAAAGATAATGATTATGCAAACTATGTAAAAAGACATTCAAATAAACGTATTAAAGAAGGAAACTTTGTAGATACTAAAGGTAATATTTTAGGAAGACATAAAGGAATAATTTATTACACAATAGGACAAAGAAAGGGACTAGGTATTGCTTTTGGTAAACCTATGTTTGTTCTTGATATAAACCCACAAACTAATGAAGTAATCTTGGGATCAAATGACGATTTATTCAACAATGAATTAATTGCAAAGGATGTTAATCTAATAGCAGTAGATGAGATTACAGAACCAATTAGAGTAGAAGCTAAAATTAGATACTCTGCAAAACCATCACCAGCTACAGTATACAACAACGGGAAAGACTCAATAAGAATAGTATTTGACGAACCTCAAAGAGCTATTACTAAAGGTCAATCTGTTGTAATGTATCAAGGAGACAAAGTAGTTGGAGGAGGAATTATAGACAAAAGTTTATAA